The Candidatus Eisenbacteria bacterium genome window below encodes:
- a CDS encoding type II secretion system protein GspE, which yields MAPGGRKPLGQCLVEQGHLSAEGLARALEEQRRTGAALRDILLKLELVSERAILDYYEDQLGIPVMDLTTYALEPDVVRLVPERVARQYHVVPLFKIGNTITVAMADPLDFVALDEVKQSTGLQVDVVVSSGAQIREAVERHHPATGGLDQLAREHGLKQAVADIASARPEEDGPIIRFVNTIVQQALREGASDLHIEPDEASFRIRYRVDGVLREVSVQTKTIYASVVSRVKVMATLDISERRLPQDGRIRMNLLGRDLDVRVSTFPTIHGENVVMRILDRSIALVGLEELGLSPQPLAVVARMIERPNGIVLVTGPTGSGKTTTLYSCIQRINTVERNIVTLEDPVEYHLGSIRQTQVDPDVGLTFARGLRALLRQDPDVILVGEIRDGDTAEIAVRSALTGHLVLSTLHTNDASGAIPRLIDMKIEPFLLSSAMVGVLAQRLVRRVCDKCKKPIKPPAELLAELGIARGEGKFMHGAGCSACSGTGYRGRVGIFEVLEVNDKVRDLISSRASAEDLARAVRASGMGSLRDDAIQKAAQGATTLEEALRVTNPDAVSLDPGSSSVTYPS from the coding sequence ATGGCCCCAGGGGGACGAAAGCCGCTCGGGCAGTGTCTCGTGGAGCAGGGCCATCTCTCCGCGGAGGGGCTCGCGCGCGCCTTGGAAGAGCAGCGTCGCACCGGCGCCGCCCTGCGGGACATCCTCCTCAAGCTGGAGCTGGTCTCGGAGCGCGCGATCCTCGACTACTACGAGGACCAGCTCGGGATTCCGGTCATGGACTTGACGACCTACGCCCTCGAGCCCGACGTCGTGCGCCTCGTGCCCGAACGCGTCGCGCGGCAGTACCACGTGGTCCCCCTCTTCAAGATCGGGAACACGATCACCGTGGCCATGGCGGACCCGCTCGACTTCGTCGCCCTGGACGAGGTGAAGCAGAGCACCGGGCTCCAGGTGGACGTCGTGGTCTCCTCGGGCGCCCAGATCCGCGAGGCGGTGGAGCGCCACCATCCGGCCACGGGCGGGCTGGACCAGCTCGCGAGAGAGCACGGGCTGAAGCAGGCCGTGGCGGATATCGCGAGCGCCCGCCCCGAAGAGGACGGGCCGATCATCCGGTTCGTGAACACGATCGTCCAGCAGGCGCTCCGGGAGGGCGCCTCCGATCTGCACATCGAGCCCGACGAGGCGAGCTTCCGAATCCGCTACCGCGTGGACGGGGTCCTTCGCGAGGTGTCGGTCCAGACCAAGACGATCTACGCCTCGGTCGTCTCGCGGGTGAAGGTCATGGCGACCCTCGACATCTCCGAGCGGCGGCTCCCCCAGGACGGCCGGATCCGGATGAACCTGCTCGGGCGCGACCTCGATGTCCGCGTCTCCACGTTCCCGACGATCCACGGGGAGAACGTCGTGATGAGGATTCTCGACCGCTCGATCGCGCTGGTCGGCTTGGAGGAGCTGGGCCTCTCGCCCCAGCCGCTCGCGGTCGTGGCCCGCATGATCGAGCGCCCGAACGGGATCGTCCTCGTGACGGGCCCGACGGGGAGCGGGAAGACCACGACCCTCTACTCCTGCATTCAGCGGATCAACACCGTGGAGCGGAACATCGTGACGCTCGAGGATCCGGTCGAATACCACCTGGGCTCGATCCGCCAGACGCAGGTCGACCCCGACGTGGGGCTCACCTTCGCGCGCGGCCTTCGGGCGCTCCTGCGTCAGGACCCGGACGTGATCCTGGTAGGCGAGATCCGCGACGGCGACACCGCCGAGATCGCGGTGCGCTCGGCCCTGACGGGGCACCTCGTGCTCTCGACCCTCCACACCAACGACGCCTCGGGCGCGATCCCTCGCCTGATCGACATGAAGATCGAGCCGTTCCTTCTCTCTTCGGCGATGGTCGGCGTGCTGGCGCAGCGGCTCGTCCGCCGCGTCTGCGACAAGTGCAAGAAGCCGATCAAGCCCCCCGCCGAGCTCCTCGCCGAGCTGGGCATCGCGCGCGGCGAAGGGAAGTTCATGCACGGAGCGGGGTGCTCGGCCTGCTCCGGGACCGGGTACCGCGGACGCGTCGGAATCTTCGAGGTGCTCGAGGTGAACGACAAGGTTCGGGACCTGATCTCCTCCCGCGCGTCGGCCGAGGATCTCGCCCGCGCGGTCCGAGCCTCCGGCATGGGATCGCTGCGGGATGACGCGATCCAGAAGGCGGCCCAGGGCGCGACCACGCTGGAGGAGGCGCTCCGCGTGACCAACCCGGATGCCGTGTCGCTGGATCCAGGCTCATCCTCCGTCACGTACCCCTCGTAG
- a CDS encoding type II secretion system F family protein, with protein MPSFRYRAVSPAGLAQHGLVEAPDLDRAVELVRTMGLTPVRMDSQTGAGESRPFPLFRKRVATRDLILFTRQLETMLEAGLPLLSALETLHEQTAHPELRLAIDRVRADVEQGGTLTDSMRRHPWCFPNLYANLVHAGEEGGLITSMLDRIASLLEYAEETEQRIRSATFYPVLIVCELVLAFGVLVKFVLPRFASLFRNLNTELPLPTRVLIGTSDFVDRYWYLCLAMIGGLVVAWVFWYRTEDARRRIDRFILTMPIFGPIFLKSIVSRFARVLAALVAGGIPIVQGLEIARGSLDNRAMEEEIDRMKEGLMAGEGLAEPLRGSKIFPPLVTRMLAVGEETGSIDKMLLRVARYYDQDVDYTIKNLSTAIEPVLLLVLGVAVLFTALAVFLPLWNLMNAFRH; from the coding sequence ATGCCTTCGTTCCGCTACCGCGCAGTGAGCCCCGCGGGTCTCGCGCAGCACGGCCTCGTCGAGGCGCCGGACCTGGACCGGGCCGTCGAGCTGGTCCGCACCATGGGTCTGACGCCCGTCCGGATGGATTCGCAGACGGGCGCCGGCGAATCCAGGCCGTTCCCCCTCTTTCGCAAGCGGGTGGCGACACGCGACCTGATTCTCTTCACGCGCCAGCTCGAGACGATGCTTGAAGCGGGCCTGCCCCTCCTCTCCGCGCTCGAGACGCTCCACGAGCAGACCGCCCACCCCGAGCTTCGGCTCGCGATCGACCGGGTGCGCGCTGACGTCGAGCAGGGCGGAACGCTGACGGACTCCATGCGGCGCCATCCCTGGTGCTTTCCGAACCTCTACGCCAACCTCGTGCACGCCGGCGAAGAGGGAGGGTTGATCACGTCGATGCTGGACCGCATCGCGTCGCTCCTCGAGTACGCGGAGGAGACGGAGCAGCGGATCCGCTCGGCCACGTTCTATCCCGTGCTCATCGTGTGCGAGCTGGTGCTCGCGTTCGGGGTCCTGGTCAAATTCGTGCTGCCGCGATTCGCGTCGCTCTTCCGCAACCTGAACACCGAGCTCCCGCTCCCGACGCGCGTCCTGATCGGCACGAGCGACTTCGTCGACCGGTACTGGTACCTCTGCCTCGCCATGATCGGGGGCCTGGTCGTGGCCTGGGTCTTCTGGTACCGGACCGAGGACGCGCGGCGCCGCATCGACCGCTTCATTCTGACGATGCCGATCTTCGGCCCGATCTTCCTCAAGTCGATCGTCTCGCGTTTCGCACGGGTGCTCGCCGCGCTCGTCGCGGGCGGGATCCCGATCGTCCAGGGCCTCGAGATCGCGCGGGGCTCCCTCGACAACCGCGCCATGGAAGAGGAGATCGACCGGATGAAGGAGGGGTTGATGGCCGGCGAGGGGCTGGCGGAGCCGCTCCGGGGAAGCAAGATCTTCCCCCCTCTGGTCACCCGCATGCTCGCGGTGGGGGAGGAGACCGGATCGATCGACAAGATGCTCCTCCGGGTGGCCCGATATTACGATCAGGACGTCGATTACACGATCAAGAATCTCTCCACCGCGATCGAGCCGGTCCTTCTCCTCGTGCTCGGCGTGGCGGTCCTCTTCACCGCGCTCGCCGTCTTCCTCCCCCTCTGGAACCTGATGAACGCGTTCCGCCACTAG
- a CDS encoding prepilin-type N-terminal cleavage/methylation domain-containing protein produces MDLHGRKSESGFTLIELVIVIVILGILAAVAIPKYEDMREQARVATIRGQLGSMRSAIAIQYARNALLGAAAFPTLDGTIFADGNVPKEPVTPSNAVKTTAGVNNAGGWLYTQATGIVKANLNAYSSY; encoded by the coding sequence ATGGATCTGCATGGAAGGAAGTCCGAATCCGGGTTCACGCTGATCGAGCTTGTGATCGTCATCGTGATCCTGGGAATTCTCGCCGCGGTTGCCATTCCCAAGTACGAGGACATGCGCGAGCAGGCCCGCGTGGCCACGATCCGTGGACAGCTGGGCTCGATGCGCTCCGCAATCGCAATCCAGTACGCACGGAACGCGCTCCTCGGTGCTGCCGCGTTTCCGACGCTGGACGGGACGATCTTCGCCGACGGCAACGTTCCGAAGGAGCCGGTGACACCGTCCAACGCCGTCAAGACGACGGCGGGCGTGAACAACGCGGGCGGCTGGCTGTACACGCAGGCGACGGGCATCGTGAAGGCGAATCTGAACGCCTACTCGTCGTACTGA
- a CDS encoding DUF2723 domain-containing protein yields the protein MRWTRAGTESLAAAAIAAIIYGGTLAPTVGAGDSGELVLAADSLGIAHPPGYPLWVLLARLMASVPIGDVAWRVNALSALLSAAAVGLFYLLATRVKLPRLPAALATTLFAACTIVWHSAVEAEVYPLATLFFVLLALLALRARSGDAAAPRIEALYFFAAGLALIVHQTLLFPAAAMGAWVWAREPRLDRLARHAAWAALGFSVLLVIPVRAGSAPPFSWGHEAGLSTALDHLLRRNYGPLQQNPLRADLLVSDLAGMAARVAAAVGLPGALLAAAGLNSLRRAEGGLKLVLVSALTVPAALAIVVAFAPDAEHFAQVEPFLAPVAAALCLIAGLGADSLLRVGRPAWRPAAIAAIAACALVTAALHYRDCDRRGFRLAERYGRDLLRDLPKGSTLVLDGDNETFLAAYTTRHAHFRTDVELVHRRGYIFGDPYHLRGVPRGRWVEIAHRVDLERLRDSGRPVYYATPPLDLEAAGVRFIPAGLVHRAVPPRRVRPGPPTLASDDARALAPWTPPADWPKSSSLLPGGARRYDYVTRKLAVSYSDVAARSLWNRGRLEEAYPWFVDAAAVGFDNVGARLNLATAAAAIGKPETALSELLAARKVAPTDPEPVGRLAVFLSVAGRHRDAALCFERAYRMMPVPSRASDAARAWALAGDEARAKSWRGRAG from the coding sequence ATGCGCTGGACCCGCGCGGGGACAGAAAGCCTCGCCGCCGCGGCGATCGCGGCAATAATTTATGGGGGGACGCTCGCGCCGACGGTCGGCGCGGGCGACAGCGGGGAGCTTGTCCTCGCAGCCGACTCGCTCGGCATCGCTCACCCTCCGGGGTACCCCCTCTGGGTGCTTCTGGCACGGCTCATGGCTTCCGTCCCGATCGGGGACGTGGCGTGGAGGGTGAATGCCCTCTCCGCGCTCCTCTCGGCGGCGGCCGTGGGCCTGTTCTACCTCCTCGCGACGCGCGTCAAGCTTCCCAGGCTCCCGGCCGCGCTCGCGACGACCCTCTTCGCCGCCTGCACGATCGTCTGGCATTCGGCGGTCGAGGCGGAAGTCTACCCGCTCGCGACGCTCTTCTTCGTCCTCCTGGCTCTCCTCGCGCTGCGTGCCCGGTCCGGAGACGCGGCCGCTCCGCGAATCGAAGCCCTCTACTTCTTCGCCGCCGGCCTCGCCCTGATCGTGCACCAGACCCTGCTCTTCCCGGCCGCCGCGATGGGCGCTTGGGTCTGGGCCCGCGAGCCGCGGCTTGACCGCCTGGCGCGTCACGCCGCCTGGGCCGCGCTCGGATTCAGCGTCCTGCTCGTGATTCCCGTCCGCGCCGGCTCGGCGCCGCCGTTCTCGTGGGGCCACGAGGCGGGTCTATCGACGGCGCTCGATCACCTGCTCCGGCGAAACTACGGTCCGCTCCAGCAAAACCCGCTTCGCGCCGACCTCCTCGTGTCCGACCTCGCGGGGATGGCGGCACGGGTGGCTGCCGCGGTGGGCTTGCCGGGCGCGCTCCTCGCCGCGGCCGGCCTCAACTCCCTCCGCCGCGCCGAGGGCGGGCTGAAGCTCGTGCTCGTCTCGGCGCTCACGGTGCCCGCCGCGCTCGCGATCGTCGTCGCGTTCGCGCCGGACGCGGAGCACTTCGCGCAGGTGGAGCCGTTCCTCGCGCCGGTCGCGGCCGCGCTCTGCCTGATCGCCGGGCTCGGCGCGGATTCGCTGCTTCGGGTCGGCCGCCCTGCGTGGCGGCCGGCGGCGATCGCGGCCATCGCCGCTTGCGCGCTCGTCACCGCGGCGCTCCATTATCGCGACTGCGACCGGCGCGGATTCCGCCTGGCGGAGCGCTACGGGCGGGACCTCCTTCGAGACCTTCCCAAGGGATCGACGCTCGTCCTCGACGGGGACAACGAGACGTTCCTGGCGGCCTACACGACGCGGCATGCCCACTTCCGGACGGACGTGGAGCTGGTCCATCGCCGCGGGTACATCTTCGGGGACCCGTACCACCTCCGCGGCGTGCCGCGCGGCAGGTGGGTCGAAATCGCCCATCGCGTCGATCTCGAGCGGCTCCGGGACTCGGGTCGCCCCGTCTACTACGCGACGCCGCCCCTCGATCTCGAGGCCGCGGGCGTGAGGTTCATTCCCGCGGGGCTGGTCCATCGCGCGGTCCCTCCGCGCCGCGTTCGGCCGGGACCGCCCACGCTCGCCAGCGACGACGCCCGCGCGCTCGCCCCATGGACGCCGCCCGCGGATTGGCCCAAGAGCTCCTCGCTCCTTCCCGGCGGTGCTCGGAGGTACGACTACGTCACCCGGAAGCTCGCGGTCAGCTATTCGGACGTCGCGGCGCGCTCACTCTGGAATCGAGGGCGACTGGAGGAGGCGTACCCGTGGTTCGTGGACGCGGCCGCCGTGGGGTTCGACAACGTCGGCGCGAGGCTGAATCTGGCGACCGCCGCCGCCGCGATCGGAAAGCCCGAGACCGCGCTCTCGGAGCTGCTCGCGGCGAGGAAGGTGGCCCCGACCGATCCCGAGCCGGTAGGCAGGCTCGCGGTCTTCCTCTCCGTTGCCGGCCGCCACCGGGACGCGGCCCTCTGCTTCGAGCGGGCCTATCGCATGATGCCGGTCCCGTCGCGCGCGTCGGACGCGGCACGCGCCTGGGCGCTCGCCGGGGACGAGGCGCGGGCGAAGAGCTGGAGAGGGCGGGCCGGATGA
- a CDS encoding prepilin-type N-terminal cleavage/methylation domain-containing protein, whose amino-acid sequence MDAARGLAQELLAPSRRCSEVRLRHPEARGQLFGRRGALTLESRATGGGVPVVRGRGRRGVRQRRREAESGDRRRRDRKARDRALGAARGEEGGPDRSRAGRQARGLPLRCRPPPGRGPLLRAGLSHDAGPVARVGRGTRLGARRGRGAGEELERAGRMRAPEGFTLFELIVVMTIIGITAWVAYPKFLTPFNDIKLDAAARRVAADLRYAQNQSIGKRAVHGVLFEPGAARYTVYSPTTGTPVTDPANRARPLRVDFLATGEFKGVTITSAAFGTSRGVSFDYFGVPRDTAGVELAVTGRVILDYQGGADTIDVTPGTGKVIIR is encoded by the coding sequence ATGGACGCCGCCCGCGGATTGGCCCAAGAGCTCCTCGCTCCTTCCCGGCGGTGCTCGGAGGTACGACTACGTCACCCGGAAGCTCGCGGTCAGCTATTCGGACGTCGCGGCGCGCTCACTCTGGAATCGAGGGCGACTGGAGGAGGCGTACCCGTGGTTCGTGGACGCGGCCGCCGTGGGGTTCGACAACGTCGGCGCGAGGCTGAATCTGGCGACCGCCGCCGCCGCGATCGGAAAGCCCGAGACCGCGCTCTCGGAGCTGCTCGCGGCGAGGAAGGTGGCCCCGACCGATCCCGAGCCGGTAGGCAGGCTCGCGGTCTTCCTCTCCGTTGCCGGCCGCCACCGGGACGCGGCCCTCTGCTTCGAGCGGGCCTATCGCATGATGCCGGTCCCGTCGCGCGCGTCGGACGCGGCACGCGCCTGGGCGCTCGCCGGGGACGAGGCGCGGGCGAAGAGCTGGAGAGGGCGGGCCGGATGAGGGCGCCCGAGGGGTTCACCCTCTTCGAGCTGATCGTGGTGATGACCATCATCGGTATCACCGCGTGGGTAGCCTATCCCAAGTTCTTGACCCCCTTCAACGACATCAAGCTCGACGCGGCGGCGCGCCGCGTCGCGGCCGACCTTCGCTACGCGCAGAACCAGTCGATCGGAAAGCGCGCCGTGCACGGCGTCCTCTTCGAGCCTGGGGCGGCGCGCTACACGGTCTACTCCCCGACCACCGGGACCCCCGTGACGGATCCGGCCAATCGCGCGCGCCCGCTGCGGGTCGACTTCCTCGCCACCGGCGAATTCAAGGGCGTCACGATCACGTCCGCCGCGTTCGGGACGTCGCGCGGCGTGAGCTTCGACTACTTCGGCGTGCCCCGCGACACCGCCGGGGTCGAGCTCGCGGTGACGGGGCGGGTGATCCTCGACTACCAAGGCGGCGCGGACACGATCGACGTCACGCCCGGCACCGGGAAGGTGATCATCCGATGA
- a CDS encoding prepilin-type N-terminal cleavage/methylation domain-containing protein, which translates to MVHDLLTPAAARRSRGFTMIELVIVIVLVSVAALVFSKMFIEAVRSYEWVDVEKEKLQEARYAQERMTREFRRVRDNVSINAATATTFTFVDRDAATISISWSGVKGADLVYTKNGTARVLAAGVDSLAFAYWKTNGTTATPVVSPSTTDIWRITTYLRLAKAGHTVETVGAAYVRSL; encoded by the coding sequence ATGGTTCACGACCTATTGACGCCCGCCGCGGCGCGGCGATCACGCGGGTTCACGATGATCGAGCTGGTCATCGTGATCGTCCTCGTCTCCGTCGCGGCGCTCGTCTTCTCGAAGATGTTCATCGAGGCGGTCCGCTCGTACGAATGGGTGGACGTCGAGAAGGAGAAGCTGCAAGAAGCGCGCTACGCTCAGGAGCGGATGACGAGGGAGTTCCGGCGCGTGCGCGACAACGTGAGCATCAACGCGGCGACGGCCACCACCTTCACGTTCGTGGACCGGGACGCGGCCACGATCAGCATCTCCTGGAGCGGGGTCAAGGGCGCCGACCTGGTCTACACCAAGAACGGCACGGCCCGCGTCCTCGCCGCGGGGGTCGACTCGCTCGCGTTCGCCTACTGGAAGACGAACGGGACCACCGCGACGCCCGTCGTCTCGCCTTCCACGACCGACATCTGGCGTATCACGACCTATCTCCGCCTGGCGAAGGCCGGCCACACCGTCGAAACGGTGGGGGCCGCCTACGTGAGGAGCCTGTGA
- a CDS encoding response regulator, giving the protein MSQGQSRGRVLVVDDEPDLVRILQFGLQSAGYVVESASDGQEGLKKAREVKPDIILLDLMLPKLDGYKICRLLKFDERFKQIPIIILSARTQEGDQALALEMGANRFVTKPYNFSEILTHVEELLKAASLRS; this is encoded by the coding sequence ATGAGCCAGGGTCAGTCGCGCGGTCGGGTGCTGGTTGTCGATGATGAGCCGGATCTCGTGCGAATTCTCCAGTTCGGACTCCAGTCGGCCGGATACGTCGTGGAATCCGCGTCGGACGGCCAGGAGGGATTGAAGAAGGCGCGCGAGGTGAAGCCCGATATCATTCTCCTCGACCTGATGCTTCCCAAGCTGGACGGGTACAAGATCTGCCGCCTCCTCAAGTTCGATGAGCGCTTCAAGCAGATCCCGATCATCATTCTCTCGGCCCGGACGCAGGAAGGGGACCAGGCGTTGGCGCTCGAGATGGGCGCGAACCGGTTCGTCACCAAGCCGTACAACTTCTCGGAGATCCTGACGCACGTCGAGGAGCTTCTAAAAGCCGCGTCGCTCCGCTCGTAG
- a CDS encoding cystathionine beta-synthase — MSQGTGASAPAKPQIYDSILHTIGSTPLVKLRSVAKDARATVLAKLEGFNPGGSVKDRIAVAIVDEAEAKGLLKPGGTIVEATSGNTGTGLAMVAAVKGYRSVLVMPDKVSREKINLLKAFGAEVVIAPTSVPPDSPDSYYEVAKRIVRETPGAYLANQYFNPTNPEAHYRSTGPEIWRQTGGKIDYFVAGLGTGGTISGTARFLKQQNPKIKIVGADPIGSILKEYFYTKKVIAPKPYKVEGIGEDFFPGTLDFSMIDEVISVNDNQSLNLARRLAREEGILAGGSAGTALYAALQTARNANPDQIVVVLIPDTGERYLSKVHSDEWMRDNHLLDSSAITVGEILRAKGNHVPAMVSVGYDEPASRALALIREFNISQLPVLKDSVVVGAVTEGALLQKVIDGTASPETRLEYLIEKSLPTVSLHERLPRVMKLLSERNAAVAVDDNGRPSGILTRFDLIEYINA; from the coding sequence ATGTCCCAGGGAACGGGCGCTTCCGCGCCCGCGAAGCCGCAAATCTACGACTCGATCCTGCACACCATCGGGTCCACGCCGCTCGTCAAGCTCCGGAGCGTGGCGAAGGACGCCCGCGCGACCGTGCTCGCCAAGCTCGAGGGCTTCAACCCGGGCGGCTCGGTCAAGGACCGGATCGCGGTGGCGATCGTGGACGAGGCGGAGGCGAAGGGCCTGCTCAAGCCCGGCGGCACGATCGTGGAGGCGACGTCCGGCAATACGGGAACCGGCCTGGCCATGGTCGCCGCGGTGAAGGGGTATCGATCGGTCCTCGTGATGCCCGACAAGGTGAGCCGCGAGAAGATCAACCTCCTGAAGGCGTTCGGCGCCGAGGTGGTCATCGCGCCGACCTCGGTGCCGCCCGACTCCCCCGACTCCTACTACGAGGTCGCGAAGCGGATCGTCCGCGAGACGCCCGGCGCGTATCTCGCGAACCAATATTTCAACCCGACCAACCCCGAGGCCCACTACCGCTCGACGGGGCCCGAGATCTGGCGCCAGACAGGCGGGAAGATCGACTACTTCGTGGCGGGGCTCGGCACCGGCGGGACGATCAGCGGCACGGCTCGATTCCTGAAGCAGCAAAATCCAAAGATCAAGATCGTCGGAGCCGATCCGATCGGATCGATCCTCAAGGAGTACTTCTACACGAAGAAGGTCATCGCTCCGAAGCCGTATAAAGTCGAAGGGATCGGGGAGGATTTCTTCCCGGGGACGCTCGATTTCTCGATGATCGACGAGGTCATCTCGGTAAACGACAACCAGTCGCTGAACCTGGCGCGCCGCCTCGCGCGCGAGGAGGGAATTCTGGCGGGCGGCTCGGCCGGCACGGCGCTCTACGCGGCGCTCCAGACGGCGCGAAACGCGAATCCAGACCAGATCGTCGTGGTGCTCATCCCCGATACGGGCGAGCGCTACCTGAGCAAGGTCCACTCCGACGAGTGGATGCGGGACAATCACCTCCTTGACTCGAGCGCCATCACGGTGGGGGAGATCCTCCGCGCGAAGGGGAACCATGTTCCCGCCATGGTCTCGGTCGGCTACGACGAGCCCGCCTCGCGGGCGCTCGCCCTGATCCGCGAGTTCAACATCTCCCAGCTGCCGGTGCTCAAGGATTCGGTCGTCGTCGGCGCCGTGACGGAGGGGGCGCTCTTGCAGAAAGTCATCGACGGAACGGCCAGCCCCGAGACCCGGCTTGAATACCTGATCGAGAAGTCGCTTCCGACCGTCTCGCTCCACGAGCGCCTTCCGCGCGTCATGAAGCTCCTGTCGGAGCGGAACGCGGCGGTCGCGGTCGACGACAACGGCCGGCCTTCCGGAATCCTCACGCGGTTCGACCTCATTGAATACATCAACGCGTAA
- a CDS encoding PLP-dependent transferase, which produces MNTSTRKRAGFSTEAIHAGQEPDPTTGAITTPIYQTSTYVQEGLGKHKGFEYARTQNPTRIALEKNVAVLERGTRGFAFGSGMAATSAITHLLKSGDHVVASNNMYGGTYRLFEQVTRGFGVDFSYVDTSNLEATAALFRPSTRLLFVETPTNPSMIVSDLRGLAKLARARGALLAVDNTFMTPYFQRPLELGAHLVVHSTTKYLNGHSDMVGGIVISNDDAASERLQFLQNAVGAVPGPFDCWLVLRGVKTLGVRMDRHESNARAIAAWLSKHPKLTRVLYPGLPDHPGHALHKSQATGFGGMIAFETGSIERGAAVLQRTKIFALAESLGGVESLISHPASMTHASVPKIEREKVGLTDGLVRISVGIEDLEDLQADLEHALCVL; this is translated from the coding sequence TTGAATACATCAACGCGTAAGCGCGCGGGGTTCTCGACCGAGGCCATCCACGCGGGCCAGGAGCCTGACCCCACGACCGGGGCGATCACCACCCCGATCTACCAGACCTCGACCTACGTCCAGGAGGGGCTCGGGAAGCACAAGGGCTTCGAGTACGCGCGCACCCAGAACCCGACCCGCATCGCGCTCGAGAAGAACGTGGCGGTCCTGGAGCGCGGGACCCGAGGGTTCGCGTTCGGCTCGGGGATGGCCGCGACCTCGGCCATCACCCATCTGTTGAAGAGCGGCGACCACGTCGTGGCGTCGAACAACATGTACGGAGGGACGTACCGGCTCTTCGAGCAGGTGACGCGCGGCTTCGGCGTCGATTTCTCCTACGTCGACACGTCGAATCTCGAGGCGACCGCGGCGCTCTTTCGCCCGAGCACGCGCCTCCTCTTCGTCGAGACGCCCACCAACCCGTCGATGATCGTCTCCGACCTGCGCGGTCTGGCCAAGCTGGCCCGCGCGCGCGGCGCGCTCCTCGCGGTCGACAACACGTTCATGACCCCCTACTTCCAGCGGCCGCTCGAGCTGGGCGCCCACCTGGTCGTGCACAGCACGACGAAGTACCTGAATGGGCACAGCGACATGGTGGGCGGGATCGTCATCTCGAACGATGACGCCGCGAGCGAGCGGCTTCAGTTCCTCCAGAACGCGGTGGGCGCGGTTCCCGGACCGTTCGACTGCTGGCTGGTGCTGCGCGGGGTGAAGACCCTGGGCGTCCGCATGGATCGCCATGAATCGAACGCCCGCGCGATCGCCGCCTGGCTCTCGAAGCACCCCAAGCTCACGCGGGTCCTCTATCCCGGCCTGCCCGACCACCCCGGCCACGCCCTCCACAAATCGCAGGCGACCGGGTTCGGCGGGATGATCGCCTTCGAAACGGGGTCGATCGAACGGGGGGCGGCGGTGCTCCAGCGGACCAAGATCTTCGCCCTCGCCGAGAGCCTCGGAGGGGTCGAGAGCCTGATCAGCCACCCCGCCTCGATGACCCACGCATCGGTGCCCAAGATCGAGCGCGAAAAGGTAGGCCTAACCGATGGACTTGTAAGAATTTCCGTTGGAATCGAGGACCTCGAAGACCTGCAGGCCGACCTCGAGCACGCCCTCTGCGTTTTGTAG
- a CDS encoding YajQ family cyclic di-GMP-binding protein, with protein MASENSFDIVSDVDFMEVSNAVQQAMKEIRQRFDFKGSVSDIALEKETLTLHSDDESRLKAVIDILTGKLVKRGVSLKALEYGKLEPAAKGTIRQVVTIRKGIPSEKAKEIVKFIKSTGIRVQAAIQEAQVRVSGKNRDDLQAIIQRVKGQDFGLDLQFTNYRSN; from the coding sequence ATGGCGAGTGAGAACTCGTTCGACATCGTCTCGGACGTCGATTTCATGGAAGTGTCGAACGCGGTACAACAGGCCATGAAAGAAATCCGGCAGCGCTTCGACTTCAAGGGGAGCGTGAGCGACATCGCGCTCGAGAAGGAGACGCTGACGCTCCACTCCGACGACGAGTCGCGCCTCAAGGCGGTCATCGACATCCTGACGGGCAAGCTCGTGAAGCGCGGCGTTTCCCTGAAGGCGCTGGAGTACGGGAAACTCGAGCCGGCGGCGAAGGGGACCATCCGCCAGGTGGTGACCATCCGCAAGGGGATTCCCTCGGAGAAGGCCAAGGAGATCGTGAAGTTCATCAAGTCGACGGGAATCAGGGTTCAGGCCGCGATCCAGGAAGCGCAGGTGCGCGTGTCGGGAAAGAACCGGGACGACCTCCAGGCGATCATCCAGCGGGTGAAGGGTCAGGACTTCGGACTTGATCTTCAGTTCACGAACTATCGTTCGAACTAG